The stretch of DNA GACGGAAATGTGCTGATCATGGCGGTCGGTCTGCTGATCGCCGCCATCCTGGTACTGGTGATCGTCATACGCAGGAGGCCCGCGGTCGACAGTGAGGCCGGGGGAAGGGAAAAGAAGGGCGAAGCTTCGTCTAAGAAGAAGAGGTCGGAGAAGAGATGAGCGGAGGGACGATCAGCTCTCCGATTCTTCATTCATCCTTGACGTCCATCAGGCCGATTCAACGGACCAGCCGACCGTTCTGTTAGGTTATCAGCAATGAAAAAGTGGGTCCGACCTAAATGCGGGCTCTGGTTATGCCAGATGGGCGAGAGTTCGTTATAGATCGTCCCTGTTCCTCTCTATCAGGAATAATATTAAGTTGCCACCCAAACATAATATTAACTCCTTCGCTTAAGGGCAAGAGATAAATTCCGGGGCGGGTTTCAATGTTCATGAGGTCGAGGATCAGCTTCATTACCTTCGCGATCGCATTACTTCTGATGCTGGGGGCATTGGTTATGATGGTTTCCAGCCCAGCCGCAGCAGAAGTCTCCCTCGATGGAAATTTCAGCTACAGGCATTACCAGGAAGGTGTCGAGATAACTGCCTACCTCGGCGCAGAATCGGTTGTTGTGGTTCCATCGGACATTGACGGCAATCCGGTGGTCTCAATAGGGGCTTCAGCGTTCGCATCTGGCACAACTCTTGTGCCGCTGACCTCGGTCCAGATCCAGGCCGACGTGAGGTCTATCGGAGATTCCGCTTTCTATCAAAGCGGGGCAACCATAAATATTCCCGCAACGGTCCAAAAGATCGAGAACAATGCCTTCTATGGATGCACCGGATTGACAGCGGTCGCCATTCCTGACGGTGTCACCACCATAGGCAGCGGCGCATTCCAGGGATGCACCAATCTGAACTCCCTGACCTTAGACGGCGCGATCAGTCTGAGTTCGGTAGGAAGCAACGCCTTTGCTTCCACCGCCATTCAATCGGTTACCATCCCCGACAGCGTGGCCTCCATCGGAACTGACGCTTTCAATAACGATCCTGCCCTGACCCAGATAGCCGTAGGGGCTGGCAACTCGAACTATGCCAGCATAGGCGGTGTCCTCTATAACAAGGCCATAACAACCCTGATCAAGTATACGGCCGGCAAGCCCGGCGATTTCGTTGTCCCGGACAGCGTCACAAATATCGTGGCAAATTCGTTCCTCGGCTGTACCGGATTGCAGAGCGTCACCGTCCCGAGCGGCGTTACCAACATCGGGGCCAGCGCGTTCTCCGGATGTACGGCATTGACCAGAATGGAATTCAAGGGCAACTCGCCCAACATGGGCGCGAACTGGGCGAGCGGCGCGACCGGCCTTAAGGTCTATTACCATAGCGGTGCCTCCGGCTTCTCCGGCCCGTCCTGGAATGGCATCACATTGGTCGGTCTTTATGGACTGACCATGTCGTCGAATTTCGGGACGACATCGGTCGGGGGCATCTTCGAGGAGGGAGCCCAGGTCACGATCACCGCCACAGCACCGACCGCCAACAGTGGCGAGAACTATGTCTGGAGCGGCTGGACCGGAACAGGCACCGGAAGCTATAGCGGTACCGACCTTACCCGCGTGATCACGGTCAATGCTGACATCACCGAGCAGGCCGTATGGACCAAGCAATACTGGGTCACCGTCTCGTCCAATCCGGTGACGGGGGGAACGACCGTCCCGACCGCGGGACCCCAATGGATCGACGCCGGACCTCTCTCGATACAGGCCAGCACTTCAGCAGGCTACAGCTTCTCATCCTGGTCCAGCACCGGTCCCATCACCTTCAATGACCAATCTTCCTCCACGGTGGCGACCGTTTCCGGCCCGGGGACCATCACCGCGGGGTTCACGGTGAATTCGGTCGAGATAACGATCACTTCCACCCCAACGGGTGCCGGTTATGTCCTGGTGGACGGAAATCCCATCGTCACTCCTTGGACGGGCTCCTGGGTACCGGGAGAGAAACACGACCTGGTGGCGACGGACTCGATCGGTGCGAACGAACAGTACCTGTTCCTTAGCTGGAGCGACACCGGGGCCAGGGCACATCAGTACACCATGCCGATGTTGTCGGACACGATCACCGCCAGCTTCAACCATCAATATCTGGTCACAATGAACGCCAGCTTCGGAACCACCACCCCATCGATCGGTACGCATTGGTACGATGCCGGAACGGTGCTGACGATAGATGCGACCGCCCCAGTGGCCAGCGGTGGATCGCAATATGTATGGAAGGGCTGGACCGGGACCGGGACTGGAAGCTATTCAGGGATCGACAGACCAACATCGAATGTGGTGGTCAACGGGCCGATCACAGAGACAGCCGGTTTCACCAAGCAATACCAGGTCACCTTCGCGGTCTCTCCGGCCGGAGGAGGGACCATAACCCCGGCGCCGGGCACCCAATGGATCGACGCCGGACCTCTCTCGATCCAGGCCACACCGTCGGCCGGTTACAACTTCTCATCCTGGAGCAACAACGACGGTCTGACGACCTTCGGTGATTCGCAGAGGTCCTCCACAACCACCAACATCGTAGGGCCGGTGATCATCACGGCGAACTTCGGGCCGCTCCCGGTCTCCGTGACCATCAGGTCCTCGGGATCGGCCGCGACAGGATATGTGCTGGTAGACGGTGTTGGGATCACCACGCCGAAGAGCTTCGTCTGGACCCCGGGCACCAACCACACCCTGGAGGCAGTGGGCAACGTCTCCGCCGGGACGGGAGAGAGGTACTCGTTCGGCTCGTGGAGCGATGGCGGCGCCCGGTCGCATTCCTACCTGGTAACGACATCGCCGGCCACCGTCACCGCCAGCTTCAGCCACCAGTTCGCACTCACCATGAACGCCAATGGGGGGACCACCACGCCTGGCGCCGGCATCCTTTGGGTTAACGCCAGCTCAAAGGTCACCCTGAACGCCACCGCCCCCCCGGCCAATGCCGGATCGCAATACTCATGGAAGGGCTGGACGGGAACGGGTTCCGGTAGCTATACCGGCGCCAGTCAGCTCGCCACCAACGCCGTGACGATGAACGGACCGATAACCGAGACGGCGATATGGGGTCTGCAGTACGCGGTCAACATCTCCACGAACTTCGGCGTGACCTCTCCGCTGGCGGGGATCAGCTGGTTCGATGCAGGCTCCACGATCACGCTTACCGCCACGGCGCCCGCCGCCGGTGCCAATGAAAGGTACCTCTTCAACGGCTGGGTCGGGTCCGGCGTCATAGCATACAATGGAATGGACAACCCGGCCACAAACGCCGTGACCGTCAACGGGCCCATCAACCAGACCGCTTCCTGGACCCTGCAGAGGGGGCCCGGTATGGTCACTGGCCTGACCGCGATAGCAGGCGATTCCATGATCAGTCTGAGCTGGAACGCACCTTCCGACAGCGGAATGCCTGTGGACGGCTATGTGGTCTTCCAGGATGGAGTGCCAGTGAAGTCGGTCACCACCCTTTATGCCACCATCGTCGGTCTCACCAACGGACAGTCATACTCGTTCACGGTCGCAGCCCATAATGCGATCGGGAACGGGCAGACCCCGACCGCCGTGTCGATAAAGCCGATCAAAGGGGCGAGCACCCTTATCCTCGAGATAACCTCGCCAGTGACAGGTTCGTACAACAGCACCGGCAGTGTGATCCTGAAGTGGAACATCACCGACTTTGGCTCGGCCGTGGTGAAGACGGAGGTCAGCAGCGAGGTCTCCCCCTGGATAACGGTCACCGGAACGAGCTATGTGATGGGCGGACTGTCGGAGGGGCCGCACACCCTGTACGTCCGGGTCACCGATGCGGTGAACAACGAGGTCACCAGATTGGTCCCGATCATCGTCGACAGATCCCCGCCGATCGTTACCGCAAAGACGCCGACGCCAGGCGGATATGTCAACAACCAGTATGTCACGTTCACCTGGGCGATCAATGATACCGGTTCCGGCCTTTTCAGTACCGAGATAAGCACCGACGGTATCAATTGGGCCGTACAGTTGGTGGCAGGGAAGACCTCAATATATCAGGACGGTTCGTACAAGTTCTACATCCGGGCCACTGACAACGCCGGTAACAATGTGACGGCCATCATCCCCTTCACCGTCGACACGGTATTGCCGACCGTGGTGATGAAGTCCCCATCCGGCAACGCCGAGTCCACCGTCGTCGGGATCAACATCACCTTCAGCGAGTCGATGAACCGGGCATCGACGATCATATCGGTGGCCGGGGTGGGCGGAGCGGTGGTGTGGAGCGGCAGCAACAGCGTGTCGTTCATGCCGGTGTCGGCCCTCAGGGGCTGGACCAACTACAGCGTCTCGGTGAACGGCACGGACCTGGCCGGGAATCCCATCACGAAGTCCTGGACCTTCAGGACCGCCCTCTGGGGCACGATATCCGGCGTGGTCCACGACTACGACGGGAAGCCGCTGGCCAACGCCGTCGTGAAGCTGATCGCGATACCGACGGCCGCCCAGAACAGCTCGCTCTCATTGGCGGCGTCCACCGGCATCGTCAAGGTGCTGACCACGACCTCCGACGCATACGGAGCGTACGCATTCCATGATGTGACGATCGGGAACTATACCCTGGAGGTCACCGCCCCCGGTCGCCAGGCAAAGAACACGCCGGTATCGATGACCATGAACGATATAAGGAACGGCGGGCTGACCGTCGATCCGGAAGCGTCCCCGGCTGGTATGGTGGACGGACTGCTGTTCCTGATAGCCATCGCGGCCATCTCCGCCGGCCTGATAGGCCTGGTGCTAATGGTCCGGAAGAGGAGGAACCCCCCGACGAAAGCGTCGATCCTGGAATTCAGGGATGCGTTGCCGCCGACCGCGGAGATGCAGGAGAACCAGGAAAAAGGATGATGGCCTCGGGGGCCACTTCACAAACATCTTCCCATCTTCTATCCTTTGCTTGATCCGGGTCCCGTTATCACCTGATTGTTTAATATCCCGAACCGCGCTATTTTCCTGAGGGTTCAACATGAAGGTAGTGATAGTCTACGACTCGGTTTCGAAGGCAAGGATGACGGAAAAGGTCGCAGTGCTCATCCAGGACGGGCTGAAGGAGAAGGGCGTTGAGGCCGAGGCCCTGCACGTCGGCCATGCCGGCGGGGTCAAGATCGAGGACTTCGATTGTCTGATCATAGGCTCACCGACCATGGGCTGGAGGCCGACCAAGGAGACGGTGAAGTTCTTGGAAGGGCTCAAGGGAAAGCAGATCTCCGGCAAGTTCGCGGCCTCCTTCGATACTCAGATGAAATCGATCATGAGCGGCAATGCCAACAAGGCGATGCAGAAGCAGCTGGGGGAGCTCGGCTTCAAGATCGTCGGTTCCCCGCTGCCTGCATACGTCCACGGGGGGAAGGACAATTACCAGCTCCGTGACGGGGAACCGGAGAAGGTCAAGGAGTGGGCCAAGGGCGTGGCGGCAGCGGTCGGCAGCAAGTAGTCCGCCAGCCGAACACGGACCGTACCATCCCCATTCAGTCACCTGCAGCTCAATCAAGGGGTTCAGGAGGATGGGTCAGGTCCGGCATCAGTGCGATACAGGTCCAACTATTCGATGGCCCGCGATACGAATTATCGCTCGTTCCACGGAGAAACGTTATCAAACGATCGTGTAGCTATGGAAAAGTGACCGATGTCAACTATAAAGAATGCCGATAGGGAAAGGGATTCCGTCCATGTGCTGGCGGTCGAGGACAACCCCGGGGACCTCGGTCTGGTCAGGGAATACCTGTACAGCGCCATTCTTGGGCAATACAGGATAGCCAGTACCGGCATGTTGTCAAAGGCGTTGGAAATGCTTGGGACCGAGGATTACGATGTGATACTGCTCGATCTCAATCTCCCGGACAGCAGAGGGTTCGATACGTTCACGAAGATACACTGCAAGTTCCCCCAGGTCCCCATCGTGGTGCTGACCGGTTCCACCGATGAGGGGTCGGCCGCGAAGGCGATCAACGAAGGGGCGCAGGATTACCTGTTCAAGAACGATCTCACCTCGAGCAGCCTGAGCCACGCCATCATCTTCGCCATCGAACGGAAGCGCATCGAGCTGGAGCTGATAGCGGAGAAGGGCCGTGCCGAGCTGTACCTCGACCTGCTCACCCATGACATCAACAATTACATCACTGCCGCACTGGGCTATCTGCAGCTGGCGGAGATGCGGCTGCAGCTGGAGGACAAGGACAAGAAGCTCATCCTCATACCCATGCAGGAGCTTCGGAACAGCAGCGAGCTGATCGCCAACGTGCGCAACATTCAGAGGCTCGAGGCGGACCGTTACAGGACCGAAATGGTGGAGATCGGCGCCATGCTGGAGGAGATCAAGGGGGAGTACGAGCATCCTCCGGGCAGGGAGGTGAGGATCGCTATGGAGATGCGGGAAGGATGCAGGTCAAAGGTCTCCAGTCTGCTGAGGGATGCGTTCGGTAACATAGTCAGCAACGCCATCAAGCATTCCACCGGTCCTCTGGTGATAGGCATTGCGCTGACCATGATATCGCAGGATGGTGATGAGCACTGCCGGATCAGCATAGAGGACAACGGCCCCGGGATAGCGGACGAAATGAAGGAGAAGGTGTTCGACCGTTCCACACGAGGGGGCACCAAGGCGACCGGGCATGGGCTCGGGCTATATCTGGTCAAACGCCTGGTGGAGGACCAGGGAGGGTGGGTATGGGCCGAGGACCGGGTTCCCGGCGACCATACCAAGGGGGCCAGGTTCGTGATCGTTCTGTGAGCTTCCGATCGGTCTCAATACAATGCCGATAGATGATCTTGGTCCGATGCTTCGGATATGGGAAGAATGGTACGCCGATCGTTGGGACTCAATTGCCCTAATAAATACATCCTTTTTCATCGGGATATATCCCCGATTTCCGTTATTTTAGCAACTAACCATTAAGTATCACGTTTTGAGACATGAAATTAGGCGGCCCGAAAATTAAGGGGAGCTAACCTCACGGAGAGAG from Methanomassiliicoccales archaeon encodes:
- a CDS encoding leucine-rich repeat protein; this encodes MFMRSRISFITFAIALLLMLGALVMMVSSPAAAEVSLDGNFSYRHYQEGVEITAYLGAESVVVVPSDIDGNPVVSIGASAFASGTTLVPLTSVQIQADVRSIGDSAFYQSGATINIPATVQKIENNAFYGCTGLTAVAIPDGVTTIGSGAFQGCTNLNSLTLDGAISLSSVGSNAFASTAIQSVTIPDSVASIGTDAFNNDPALTQIAVGAGNSNYASIGGVLYNKAITTLIKYTAGKPGDFVVPDSVTNIVANSFLGCTGLQSVTVPSGVTNIGASAFSGCTALTRMEFKGNSPNMGANWASGATGLKVYYHSGASGFSGPSWNGITLVGLYGLTMSSNFGTTSVGGIFEEGAQVTITATAPTANSGENYVWSGWTGTGTGSYSGTDLTRVITVNADITEQAVWTKQYWVTVSSNPVTGGTTVPTAGPQWIDAGPLSIQASTSAGYSFSSWSSTGPITFNDQSSSTVATVSGPGTITAGFTVNSVEITITSTPTGAGYVLVDGNPIVTPWTGSWVPGEKHDLVATDSIGANEQYLFLSWSDTGARAHQYTMPMLSDTITASFNHQYLVTMNASFGTTTPSIGTHWYDAGTVLTIDATAPVASGGSQYVWKGWTGTGTGSYSGIDRPTSNVVVNGPITETAGFTKQYQVTFAVSPAGGGTITPAPGTQWIDAGPLSIQATPSAGYNFSSWSNNDGLTTFGDSQRSSTTTNIVGPVIITANFGPLPVSVTIRSSGSAATGYVLVDGVGITTPKSFVWTPGTNHTLEAVGNVSAGTGERYSFGSWSDGGARSHSYLVTTSPATVTASFSHQFALTMNANGGTTTPGAGILWVNASSKVTLNATAPPANAGSQYSWKGWTGTGSGSYTGASQLATNAVTMNGPITETAIWGLQYAVNISTNFGVTSPLAGISWFDAGSTITLTATAPAAGANERYLFNGWVGSGVIAYNGMDNPATNAVTVNGPINQTASWTLQRGPGMVTGLTAIAGDSMISLSWNAPSDSGMPVDGYVVFQDGVPVKSVTTLYATIVGLTNGQSYSFTVAAHNAIGNGQTPTAVSIKPIKGASTLILEITSPVTGSYNSTGSVILKWNITDFGSAVVKTEVSSEVSPWITVTGTSYVMGGLSEGPHTLYVRVTDAVNNEVTRLVPIIVDRSPPIVTAKTPTPGGYVNNQYVTFTWAINDTGSGLFSTEISTDGINWAVQLVAGKTSIYQDGSYKFYIRATDNAGNNVTAIIPFTVDTVLPTVVMKSPSGNAESTVVGINITFSESMNRASTIISVAGVGGAVVWSGSNSVSFMPVSALRGWTNYSVSVNGTDLAGNPITKSWTFRTALWGTISGVVHDYDGKPLANAVVKLIAIPTAAQNSSLSLAASTGIVKVLTTTSDAYGAYAFHDVTIGNYTLEVTAPGRQAKNTPVSMTMNDIRNGGLTVDPEASPAGMVDGLLFLIAIAAISAGLIGLVLMVRKRRNPPTKASILEFRDALPPTAEMQENQEKG
- a CDS encoding flavodoxin family protein, whose product is MKVVIVYDSVSKARMTEKVAVLIQDGLKEKGVEAEALHVGHAGGVKIEDFDCLIIGSPTMGWRPTKETVKFLEGLKGKQISGKFAASFDTQMKSIMSGNANKAMQKQLGELGFKIVGSPLPAYVHGGKDNYQLRDGEPEKVKEWAKGVAAAVGSK
- a CDS encoding hybrid sensor histidine kinase/response regulator, whose amino-acid sequence is MSTIKNADRERDSVHVLAVEDNPGDLGLVREYLYSAILGQYRIASTGMLSKALEMLGTEDYDVILLDLNLPDSRGFDTFTKIHCKFPQVPIVVLTGSTDEGSAAKAINEGAQDYLFKNDLTSSSLSHAIIFAIERKRIELELIAEKGRAELYLDLLTHDINNYITAALGYLQLAEMRLQLEDKDKKLILIPMQELRNSSELIANVRNIQRLEADRYRTEMVEIGAMLEEIKGEYEHPPGREVRIAMEMREGCRSKVSSLLRDAFGNIVSNAIKHSTGPLVIGIALTMISQDGDEHCRISIEDNGPGIADEMKEKVFDRSTRGGTKATGHGLGLYLVKRLVEDQGGWVWAEDRVPGDHTKGARFVIVL